One part of the Lytechinus pictus isolate F3 Inbred chromosome 3, Lp3.0, whole genome shotgun sequence genome encodes these proteins:
- the LOC129257321 gene encoding dynein regulatory complex protein 11-like — translation MSHSYYQKQWLEAQDSLNDLLQQEIPPEPPKPEKDRLTAFQNIATLYLKYLQIFRRLEGCYDQIVHPQKRRVLRRMLDGVMGRLVELKNEMVLLEFSEFHYFDDILSDLKLTPNDIEIPIPKYFINERGKVLQDREKLLGQILAKMGPPEEKTEEVKMSPDEAIRLIQIHERARQGRLRAKFMREIRLQEERERNAANRGAPTLDTELAAVRVQKTWKGYSVRKRIKREREEEMRFIGMIPPRDPTNPKNTPQILAERTEKARRVTQSDHEREYQQSLVSIQTKLREVEGPDMKETMQDQIRQWFIECRDATGKFPDYPDEDEGGSAAIFREKDPAEIEAELAGKEDDKGKGKKKGKKSAKKDKKKDKKDKKGKKGKKGKGGDDDEEEEGFKLQPSNFLPDTDSAAKDFTGVWRERYEESNFSQKHDSELIKEEKRIEVENEIRTQVDELMRTELKNLKVAVDRDKGKGKKGKKGKSGKKSGKKKKKKKSGKKSGKKGKKGKKEKDLTPDRTIEDLYEELVKEGIIIRCPKFPLQEYIGEYSYLGTTLRQANIEPMPSLSDVRQLVALYGVLPLGSQAVHEKAPHIKSILLAGPRGTGKRSLVNAICTETGANLFDLTATNIAGKYPGKSGLAMLMHMVLKVGRLLQPSVIMIGDAERTFLKKVPKTDKTDPKRLKKELPKMMKLLKPEDRVVLVGTSRAPFECEMKGLVGSFQRVILIPRPDYASRHLLWRSLIIKNNGILNPQIDMSSLAKVTDGYTQKHIMTACQQVLTERRVAQLAKRPLVGSEFIPALARLEPIYKEEEEAFKTWYAKTPLGKKRAKAAEGGDDDDKGKKGKKGKKGKKGKKGKKKK, via the exons ATGTCTCATAG CTACTACCAGAAGCAGTGGCTAGAAGCACAGGATAGCCTCAATGACCTGCTTCAGCAAGAGATTCCACCTGAGCCACCCAAACCTGAGAAAGATCGCCTCACAGCATTCCAGAACATCGCAACTCTTTACCTCAAATATCTCCAGATATTCCGAAGACTTGAAGGATGCTACGACCAGATTGTTCATCCCCAGAAGCGGCGTGTTCTTCGTCGCATGCTTGATGGTGTGATGGGGCGGTTGGTTGAGCTCAAGAATGAGATGGTCCTCCTCGAGTTCTCTGAATTCCATTACTTTGATGACATCTTGTCTGATCTTAAATTAACACCC aATGATATTGAGATTCCGATACCAAAGTATTTTATCAATGAGAGGGGTAAGGTGCTGCAGGATCGTGAAAAACTCTTAGGCCAGATCTTGGCCAAGATGGGTCCTCCTGAGGAGAAGACAGAGGAGGTGAAGATGTCTCCAGATGAAGCCATTCGTCTCATCCAGATTCATGAGAGAGCTAGACAGGGCCGTCTCAGGGCTAAGTTTATGAGAGAGATTCGTCTTCAAGAAGAGCGTGAAAGGAATGCAGCCAACAGAGGTGCTCCTACTCTAGATACTGAGTTGGCCGCAGTAAGGGTCCAAAAG ACATGGAAAGGATATTCAGTCAGAAAGAGGatcaagagagaaagagaagaagaaatgaGATTTATTGGTATG ATCCCACCACGTGACCCCACCAATCCCAAGAACACACCACAGATTCTTGCAGAACGCACAGAGAAGGCTCGTCGTGTTACACAATCTGATCATGAGAGGGAATATCAACAGAGTCTGGTCAGTATCCAGACTAAGCTACGGGAAGTGGAAGGTCCAGATATGAAAGAAACCATGCAGGACCAGATTAGACAGTGGTTTATAGAATGCAG GGATGCTACGGGCAAGTTTCCTGATTATCCTGATGAAGATGAAGGAGGATCTGCTGCAATATTCAGAGAGAAAGATCCAGCAGAG ATTGAAGCAGAACTGGCTGGTAAAGAGGATGATAAAGGCAAagggaagaagaaaggaaagaaaagtgcaaagaaagataagaaaaaagacaagaaagacaagaaagggaagaaaggaaagaaagggaaaggtggagatgatgatgaagaagaagaaggctTCAAACTTCAGCCATCAAACTTCCTTCCTGATACTGATTCTGCTGCTAAAGATTTTACAG GTGTATGGAGAGAGAGATATGAAGAATCTAACTTCAGTCAGAAACACGACTCAGAACTTATAAAGGAAGAAAAGCGTATTgaggttgaaaatgaaataagaaccCAGGTTGATGAACTCATGAGAACTGAACTGAAAAATCTCAAAGTG gCTGTTGACAGAGACAAGGGCAAGGGAAAGAAAGGCAAGAAGGGCAAAAGTGGAAAGAAGagtggaaagaaaaagaagaagaagaagagcgGAAAGAAGAgtggaaagaaagggaagaagggCAAGAAAGAAAAGGATCTTACCCCTGATAG AACTATTGAGGACCTCTACGAGGAGTTGGTGAAAGAAGGAATCATCATCCGATGCCCTAAATTCCCTCTCCAGGAGTACATCGGCGAGTACAGCTATCTGGGTACTACCCTTAGACAGGCTAACATTGAACCTATGCCTTCACTCTCTGATGTTAGACAGCTGGTAGCCTTGTATGGTGTCTTACCTCTag GATCACAAGCTGTTCATGAGAAGGCCCCACACATCAAATCCATCCTTCTGGCCGGACCACGAGGTACCGGCAAACGCAGTCTGGTCAATGCCATCTGTACCGAAACAGGTGCCAACCTCTTTGATTTGACTGCCACCAACATCGCTGGCAAGTACCCTGGCAAGTCTGGCCTTGCTATGCTGATGCATATGGTGTTGAAGGTTGGCCGACTCCTACAGCCATCTGTCATCATGATTGGTGATGCAGAAAGGACATTCCTTAAGAAGGTGCCTAAGACTGACAAG ACTGATCCCAAGCGTCTGAAGAAGGAACTTCCCAAGATGATGAAGCTTTTAAAGCCTGAAGATCGTGTTGTGTTGGTAGGAACATCAAGGGCACCATTTGAATGCGAGATGAAGGGACTGGTTGGATCGTTCCAAAGAGTTATCCTCATCCCAAGACCTGACTATGCATCCAGGCATT TACTATGGAGATCTCTGATCATCAAGAACAATGGGATCCTGAACCCACAGATTGACATGAGCTCCCTGGCCAAGGTGACCGATGGCTACACCCAGAAACACATTATGACAGCATGCCAGCAGGTCCTGACGGAAAGACGGGTAGCTCAGCTTGCTAAGCGACCTCTGGTGGGGTCAGAGTTCATCCCGGCATTGGCCCGTCTTGAACCTATCTacaaggaggaagaagaggcaTTTAAG ACATGGTATGCCAAGACTCCCTTGGGAAAGAAGAGGGCTAAAGCTGCtgaaggtggtgatgatgatgacaagggAAAGAAGGgcaagaaaggaaagaaaggaaagaagggaaagaaaggaaagaagaagaagtaa